The Sphingomonas sp. So64.6b genome includes a region encoding these proteins:
- a CDS encoding DUF2059 domain-containing protein, giving the protein MTRKFFRDRSAHSGVMLLCASLSSALPIAASAQTAPPPNAPAPATPVDPARLTAARALMDQLMPPATRDQMMRSIMTAMMQNITRSFTQSPELATAIDQEPGARAVFDRFMERQMTTSTNDLIANLPGMLDAMARAYARRFTLAQLNDMATFFATPTGQIYLTLAPTIMADPDVGAWMNGLMTRSMQRVPDELAKLKAEIEALDKKGRH; this is encoded by the coding sequence ATGACCCGCAAATTCTTCCGCGATCGTTCCGCCCATAGCGGCGTGATGCTGCTCTGCGCGAGCCTGTCGTCGGCGCTGCCGATAGCCGCATCGGCACAGACCGCGCCGCCGCCAAACGCACCGGCTCCGGCCACGCCGGTCGATCCGGCGCGGTTAACCGCGGCGCGCGCGCTGATGGATCAGCTTATGCCGCCGGCGACGCGCGACCAGATGATGCGATCGATCATGACGGCGATGATGCAGAACATTACCCGGTCGTTCACCCAGAGTCCCGAACTCGCCACTGCGATCGACCAGGAGCCTGGCGCTCGGGCGGTGTTCGACCGTTTCATGGAACGGCAGATGACGACGAGCACCAACGACCTGATCGCTAATCTGCCGGGCATGCTCGATGCCATGGCGCGCGCTTATGCGCGCCGTTTCACGCTCGCGCAATTGAACGACATGGCGACCTTTTTCGCGACGCCTACGGGCCAGATCTATCTGACGCTGGCGCCGACGATCATGGCCGACCCCGATGTCGGCGCCTGGATGAACGGCCTGATGACGCGATCGATGCAACGGGTGCCTGACGAACTGGCCAAGCTGAAGGCCGAGATCGAAGCGCTGGACAAGAAGGGGCGCCACTGA
- a CDS encoding DUF2059 domain-containing protein translates to MAEGEGDECEGRGVTCILKSALLLALAVPAPLVAQTDPIPATRATAPLAPVDPARLAAARPVIDRVWPLGTYERLMRGAMDQVAGNMMSGMYGMKMDDIAATMPDGDKKKDAATHKGETLGEAMAAGDPHFEERMQITMRVMTSEMSRIMTEVEPEVRDALAKSYARRFTVAELGDLDRFFATPTGTAYAHDSMMLMMGPDMMQAMQSFMPRMMKEMPAMMAKMEAATKHLPPPPEKAKK, encoded by the coding sequence ATGGCTGAAGGCGAAGGCGACGAATGTGAAGGTCGCGGCGTGACCTGTATATTGAAATCGGCATTGCTGCTGGCGTTGGCCGTGCCGGCGCCATTGGTCGCCCAAACGGACCCGATCCCCGCAACCCGTGCAACGGCGCCACTCGCGCCGGTCGACCCCGCGCGCCTTGCCGCCGCGCGACCAGTGATCGACCGCGTCTGGCCGCTTGGGACCTATGAGCGGCTGATGCGCGGCGCGATGGATCAAGTGGCCGGCAACATGATGTCGGGCATGTACGGCATGAAGATGGACGACATCGCCGCGACCATGCCCGATGGCGACAAGAAAAAGGACGCCGCGACGCACAAGGGCGAGACGCTGGGCGAGGCGATGGCTGCGGGCGATCCTCATTTCGAGGAGCGCATGCAAATCACCATGCGCGTCATGACGAGCGAGATGTCGCGAATCATGACGGAGGTCGAACCGGAGGTGCGCGATGCGCTGGCCAAATCCTATGCTCGCCGCTTCACCGTCGCCGAACTGGGCGACCTCGACCGCTTTTTCGCGACCCCGACCGGCACGGCCTATGCGCATGATTCGATGATGCTGATGATGGGACCCGACATGATGCAGGCGATGCAATCCTTCATGCCGCGGATGATGAAGGAAATGCCGGCGATGATGGCCAAGATGGAGGCAGCGACCAAGCACCTGCCGCCGCCACCCGAAAAGGCGAAGAAATGA
- a CDS encoding NAD(P)-dependent oxidoreductase: MTESMLKFVGTPQAFPGKRAPKLRAEDFREIADRYAPPAAEDQAGRCSQCGVPYCSVHCPLHNHIPDWLRLTAEGRLREAYELSNSTSTMPEICGRICPQDRLCEGNCVIEFSGHGAVTIGSVEKFITDTAWEEGWVEPLVVGSPRGQSVGIIGAGPAGLSAAEYLRGYGYDVHVYDRYDRAGGLLTYGIPGFKLEKHVVTRRVDRLKQGGIVFHDNFEVGRDASMAELRHRHDSVLIATGVYQPRAIKAPGVGSTGVVDALDFLTASNRKGFGDAVPAFDDGSLDAAGKHVVVIGGGDTAMDCVRTAVRQGAASVKCLYRRDRANMPGSQREVANAEEEGVEFVWLSAPEAFLSGDSITGVKASRMRLGAPDASGRRAPEIDPEGGFDVPADLVIKALGFDAEDLPHLFGAPELGVTRWGTVLVDNKTLMTSLDGVFAAGDIVRGASLVVWAIRDGRDVSAAMHKWLKAKATNVKVAA, from the coding sequence ATGACCGAATCCATGTTGAAGTTCGTGGGAACGCCACAAGCTTTCCCCGGCAAGCGCGCACCCAAGCTGCGCGCGGAGGATTTTCGCGAGATCGCCGATCGCTATGCCCCGCCCGCTGCCGAGGATCAGGCCGGGCGCTGTTCGCAATGCGGCGTGCCTTATTGTTCGGTGCATTGTCCGTTGCACAATCATATCCCGGACTGGCTGCGCCTCACCGCCGAAGGGCGGCTGCGCGAAGCTTATGAGCTGAGCAACTCGACCTCGACCATGCCCGAGATTTGCGGCCGAATCTGTCCGCAGGACCGGTTGTGCGAAGGCAATTGCGTGATCGAATTCTCCGGCCACGGGGCGGTGACGATCGGGTCGGTCGAGAAATTCATCACCGACACCGCCTGGGAAGAAGGCTGGGTCGAGCCGCTCGTGGTCGGAAGCCCGCGCGGACAATCGGTCGGCATCATCGGCGCGGGGCCGGCGGGGCTGAGCGCGGCGGAATATCTGCGCGGCTACGGTTACGACGTTCATGTCTATGACCGCTACGACCGCGCGGGCGGACTGCTGACCTACGGCATTCCCGGCTTCAAGCTGGAAAAGCATGTCGTCACGCGGCGTGTCGACCGGCTGAAGCAGGGCGGGATCGTCTTCCACGATAATTTCGAAGTCGGCCGCGACGCCAGCATGGCCGAGCTGCGCCACCGTCACGACAGCGTACTGATCGCGACCGGCGTCTATCAACCGCGCGCGATCAAGGCGCCCGGTGTCGGCAGTACCGGCGTGGTCGATGCGCTCGATTTCCTCACCGCGTCGAACCGCAAGGGGTTCGGCGATGCGGTGCCGGCGTTCGACGATGGCAGCCTGGATGCCGCGGGCAAGCATGTCGTGGTGATCGGCGGCGGCGACACGGCAATGGATTGCGTGCGCACCGCGGTGCGTCAGGGCGCTGCATCGGTGAAATGCCTCTATCGCCGCGACCGCGCCAACATGCCCGGCTCACAGCGTGAAGTGGCCAATGCCGAGGAAGAGGGCGTCGAATTCGTGTGGCTGTCCGCCCCGGAAGCATTCTTGTCCGGCGACAGCATCACCGGCGTGAAGGCCAGCCGCATGCGGCTCGGCGCGCCTGATGCGAGTGGGCGGCGCGCGCCGGAGATCGATCCGGAGGGCGGCTTCGACGTGCCCGCAGATCTGGTGATCAAGGCGCTGGGCTTCGATGCCGAGGACCTGCCGCATCTGTTCGGTGCACCCGAACTCGGCGTGACGCGCTGGGGTACCGTGCTGGTCGACAACAAGACGCTGATGACCAGCCTCGACGGCGTGTTCGCGGCCGGCGACATCGTGCGCGGTGCGAGCCTGGTGGTGTGGGCGATCCGCGATGGGCGCGACGTGTCGGCGGCGATGCATAAATGGCTGAAGGCGAAGGCGACGAATGTGAAGGTCGCGGCGTGA
- a CDS encoding undecaprenyl-diphosphate phosphatase encodes MTDLLIIILLGIVEGVTEFLPVSSTGHLVLAGALLGLPQADATFDIVIQLGAILAVIVLFWGRFMGVARGLLARDPAAIRFTRNVLLGFLPSALVGVIAIKAIKAVLEAPVIAPVVVSIALIVGGILILVIERLAKTVTTRSVEEMTWRTALAIGVVQCISMIPGVSRSGATIMGALTLGVDRETAAEYSFFLAVPTMMGATALALWDGRHELGNAHLTEIAIGFIVSFLVALAVIRWFVTFVGKHGFAPFAWYRIIVGTIGLIWLLAI; translated from the coding sequence GTGACTGACCTGTTGATCATCATCCTGCTCGGCATCGTCGAGGGCGTGACGGAATTCCTTCCCGTGTCGTCGACCGGGCACCTCGTCCTGGCCGGCGCGCTGCTTGGTCTGCCGCAGGCCGACGCGACCTTCGACATCGTCATTCAACTCGGTGCGATTCTCGCGGTGATCGTGTTGTTCTGGGGGCGCTTCATGGGCGTGGCGCGGGGCCTGCTGGCGCGCGATCCGGCCGCGATCCGCTTCACGCGCAACGTGCTGCTCGGCTTTCTGCCCTCGGCACTTGTCGGTGTCATTGCGATCAAGGCGATCAAGGCCGTGCTTGAGGCGCCGGTGATCGCGCCGGTCGTCGTGTCGATCGCGCTGATCGTCGGCGGTATACTGATCCTGGTGATCGAGCGGCTGGCCAAGACCGTCACGACGCGTTCGGTGGAGGAGATGACCTGGCGCACGGCGCTCGCAATTGGCGTCGTGCAGTGCATCTCGATGATTCCGGGGGTGAGCCGGTCGGGTGCAACGATCATGGGCGCGCTGACCCTTGGCGTCGATCGCGAGACGGCGGCGGAATATAGTTTCTTCCTCGCCGTGCCGACGATGATGGGGGCAACCGCGCTGGCCTTGTGGGATGGACGTCATGAGCTGGGCAATGCCCATCTGACCGAGATCGCGATCGGTTTCATCGTGTCGTTTCTCGTCGCGCTGGCGGTAATTCGCTGGTTCGTGACCTTTGTGGGCAAGCATGGTTTCGCGCCGTTTGCCTGGTATCGAATCATTGTCGGAACCATCGGCTTGATCTGGCTACTCGCTATATAA
- a CDS encoding complex I NDUFA9 subunit family protein gives MNGKLVTLIGGGGFLGRYVAQELLAGGARVRIAQRDPRQALFLRPLGGLGQTQFAAVDVTNAESVARVVQGSDAVVNLVGVLAGDFQGIQADGARNVAKAATAAGVGALVHVSAIGADPESPAAYGRTKGEGETAVRDAFPAATILRPSLMFGREDRFVNRFAGMIASAPVVPVLRAGVKFQPVHVVDAARAVVCALDDTARFGGKTFELGGPDVMTMGELIRWIAGAIGRDPAIIELPDIAGAAIATLGFLPGMPITRDQWMMLQRDNVVADGASGLAAFGIAPTPLAAVAPAWLVRFRRQGRFGVRGISASEAG, from the coding sequence ATGAACGGCAAACTGGTGACGCTGATCGGCGGCGGTGGCTTTCTCGGGCGCTATGTCGCGCAGGAATTGCTCGCCGGTGGCGCGCGGGTGCGGATCGCGCAGCGCGATCCGCGTCAGGCATTGTTTCTGCGGCCGCTCGGCGGCCTTGGTCAGACACAATTTGCCGCGGTCGATGTGACCAATGCCGAGAGCGTGGCGCGCGTCGTTCAAGGGTCGGACGCTGTGGTCAACCTGGTCGGTGTGCTCGCGGGTGATTTCCAGGGCATCCAGGCTGACGGAGCGCGCAATGTGGCGAAGGCCGCGACAGCGGCCGGGGTCGGCGCGCTGGTGCATGTCTCGGCGATCGGCGCGGATCCTGAATCGCCCGCCGCTTATGGTCGGACCAAGGGCGAAGGCGAAACCGCGGTGCGCGACGCATTTCCGGCCGCGACGATCCTGCGCCCGTCGCTGATGTTTGGGCGCGAGGACCGCTTCGTCAATCGCTTCGCGGGAATGATCGCGAGCGCGCCGGTCGTGCCGGTGCTTCGTGCCGGTGTGAAGTTCCAGCCCGTCCATGTCGTCGATGCGGCCCGAGCCGTGGTCTGCGCGCTTGACGATACGGCCCGATTTGGCGGCAAGACCTTCGAACTTGGCGGACCCGATGTGATGACGATGGGTGAGCTGATCCGCTGGATCGCCGGGGCGATCGGGCGCGATCCGGCGATCATCGAGTTGCCGGATATTGCCGGTGCGGCGATCGCGACCCTGGGATTCCTGCCCGGCATGCCGATCACCCGTGATCAATGGATGATGCTGCAGCGGGACAATGTCGTTGCGGACGGCGCGAGCGGCCTGGCGGCATTCGGTATCGCACCGACGCCGCTCGCTGCGGTCGCGCCGGCGTGGCTGGTACGGTTTCGCCGGCAGGGGCGGTTCGGCGTGCGCGGGATTTCGGCTTCCGAAGCCGGCTGA
- a CDS encoding integrase arm-type DNA-binding domain-containing protein yields the protein MLTQLQITSATPRAKPYNLPDGQGLVLVVQTSGSKLWRFRYRYAGRPKTLHIGPWPAKSLADAREKCREARKAIAAGLDPVLEKKRARITARFAVATTFKDVALEWVAKCEREGRAEITVDKIRWLLGMAYPLIGSHPIGSITPTEALSVLRKVEARGRYESARRMRSVLSRVFRYGIATARCDRDIAADLRGALTTPKTVHHAAITDPDEVGILLKTMDGYTGQAVTRMAMRLSPHLFVRPGELRQAEWGEIDVEKATWSIPAERMKMRRAHRVPLSRQVLAMIEELRKITGHRQHLFPCMGSPRRPMSENGVNQALRRLGYETGEMTAHGFRAMAATLLNEMGQWNPDAIERQLAHQEASSVRRAYARGEYWDERVAMMQHWSDYLDGLRDAAEAPRPPKISSGTPKARKSTKAGRPRGRPAR from the coding sequence ATGCTGACACAACTCCAGATTACCTCCGCCACGCCTAGGGCGAAGCCGTACAATCTCCCTGACGGACAAGGGCTGGTCCTCGTCGTCCAGACGAGCGGCTCGAAGCTCTGGCGCTTCCGCTATCGATATGCCGGCCGACCAAAGACGCTTCACATCGGCCCTTGGCCGGCCAAGTCGCTTGCCGACGCTCGCGAGAAATGCCGTGAGGCGCGAAAGGCCATCGCGGCCGGGCTCGATCCGGTTCTCGAGAAAAAGCGCGCAAGGATCACAGCGCGGTTCGCCGTGGCCACGACCTTCAAGGACGTGGCGCTGGAATGGGTCGCTAAGTGCGAGCGCGAAGGCCGTGCCGAGATCACGGTGGACAAAATCCGCTGGCTGCTGGGCATGGCGTATCCGCTGATCGGTTCCCATCCGATCGGCTCCATCACGCCCACCGAGGCACTATCCGTCCTGCGCAAGGTCGAGGCACGCGGTCGCTACGAAAGTGCCCGCCGCATGCGTAGCGTGCTCAGCCGCGTGTTTCGCTATGGCATCGCGACCGCCCGCTGCGATCGCGATATAGCCGCCGATCTGCGCGGTGCGCTGACGACTCCCAAGACCGTCCATCACGCGGCCATCACCGATCCCGATGAGGTCGGCATCCTGCTGAAGACAATGGACGGCTATACCGGCCAGGCGGTCACACGCATGGCTATGCGGCTTTCTCCTCACCTCTTCGTCCGGCCGGGCGAACTGCGCCAGGCCGAGTGGGGCGAGATCGATGTCGAGAAGGCGACCTGGTCGATTCCCGCCGAGCGAATGAAGATGCGGCGCGCGCACCGGGTGCCGCTGTCCCGGCAAGTGCTGGCGATGATCGAAGAACTGCGCAAGATCACCGGGCATCGCCAGCACCTGTTCCCGTGCATGGGGAGTCCGAGGCGGCCCATGTCCGAGAATGGCGTCAACCAGGCCCTGCGTCGGCTTGGATACGAGACCGGCGAGATGACGGCCCATGGTTTTCGAGCGATGGCGGCAACCTTGCTCAATGAGATGGGCCAGTGGAACCCAGATGCGATCGAGCGGCAGCTCGCGCATCAAGAAGCGTCATCCGTCCGTCGCGCCTACGCGCGTGGCGAATATTGGGATGAACGCGTCGCCATGATGCAGCACTGGTCGGATTATCTGGATGGGCTGCGTGACGCTGCAGAAGCGCCAAGGCCTCCGAAAATTTCCTCCGGCACGCCCAAGGCGCGAAAATCCACCAAGGCCGGTCGCCCCCGTGGCCGGCCAGCGCGCTAA
- a CDS encoding helix-turn-helix domain-containing protein: MIERAWEQKIEPLTVRISTAVRITGLSRSRIYELIQSGDLEAVKVGRATLIQYGSLKSLTAVDRLAQS, translated from the coding sequence ATGATCGAACGCGCATGGGAGCAGAAGATCGAGCCGCTTACGGTACGCATCTCGACCGCGGTTCGGATAACCGGGCTCAGCCGGTCCCGCATCTACGAGCTCATTCAATCGGGCGATCTCGAGGCCGTGAAGGTGGGGCGCGCCACGCTCATACAATATGGAAGCCTGAAGTCCCTGACCGCCGTCGATCGATTGGCACAAAGCTGA
- a CDS encoding DksA/TraR family C4-type zinc finger protein, producing MANGWAPDGAVQDQIADSITDAVLSARARLPSGDGLDECEDCGEDIPAARRNALPGARTCVACQGERDKRPAFAMINRRGSKDSQLR from the coding sequence ATGGCCAATGGCTGGGCGCCCGATGGTGCCGTTCAGGATCAGATCGCCGACAGCATCACCGATGCGGTGCTGAGCGCGCGCGCGCGCCTGCCGAGCGGCGACGGGCTCGACGAATGCGAGGATTGCGGCGAGGACATACCCGCGGCGCGTCGCAACGCTCTTCCGGGTGCGCGCACATGCGTGGCTTGCCAGGGGGAGCGCGACAAGCGGCCCGCTTTCGCAATGATCAACCGACGCGGCAGCAAGGATAGCCAGCTCCGCTAA
- a CDS encoding SOS response-associated peptidase family protein — protein MDSTPRPFDSDAPLGSRRAIIRRNPDIVDEVEMVEATWGSDPRFGSGTSFRFVRSEGQTFPSHRCLIPASEFHMGIGDKRYRVTLDGGNFFYLAGVWEPAMGEWPLSYRIVTVAANREVALHQERHGAIIHRRQVMQWLDRTVPEADLLVTPPARTFLVEEIGPGARQPMLAL, from the coding sequence ATGGACTCGACGCCCAGACCCTTTGATTCGGACGCGCCGTTGGGAAGCCGGCGCGCCATCATCCGGCGTAATCCGGATATTGTCGATGAAGTGGAAATGGTCGAGGCGACGTGGGGATCCGATCCCCGGTTCGGCAGCGGGACGTCTTTCCGGTTCGTTCGGTCCGAGGGACAGACGTTCCCGAGCCATCGTTGCCTGATCCCGGCGTCCGAATTTCACATGGGCATCGGCGACAAGCGCTACCGGGTGACGCTCGATGGCGGCAATTTCTTCTACCTTGCCGGCGTCTGGGAGCCGGCCATGGGCGAATGGCCGCTCAGTTACCGGATCGTCACTGTCGCGGCCAATCGCGAGGTCGCGCTTCACCAAGAGCGGCACGGCGCTATCATTCACCGCCGCCAGGTGATGCAGTGGCTGGATCGGACCGTGCCGGAGGCGGATTTGCTCGTGACGCCACCCGCGCGGACATTTCTGGTGGAGGAAATCGGCCCGGGCGCTCGGCAGCCGATGCTGGCTTTGTAA
- a CDS encoding SOS response-associated peptidase, with the protein MCNDYRLEVDVASIVEDFADLKIKIDFPEGVPNVAPRADIKITDTAPIVRTGINRVSGELVQRRWSWPAPNKKPVYNFRSDGREFTSGRCLILADGFYEFTTPDDPKKKRKDKWLFTRKGAPWFCIAGIWRSNPDIGEAFTMLTMEPGPDIAPYHDRQIAILDRADWADWLDPNVSAKSILKQLPAGSLSVEQVG; encoded by the coding sequence ATGTGCAATGATTACCGCCTGGAGGTCGATGTCGCGTCGATCGTCGAGGATTTCGCCGACCTCAAGATCAAGATCGATTTCCCGGAGGGCGTGCCCAACGTCGCGCCGCGCGCCGACATCAAGATCACCGACACCGCCCCGATTGTCCGGACCGGCATCAATCGCGTGTCCGGCGAGCTCGTTCAGCGCCGATGGAGCTGGCCGGCACCCAACAAGAAGCCGGTCTATAATTTCCGGTCGGACGGGCGTGAGTTCACCAGCGGCCGGTGCCTGATCCTCGCCGACGGCTTCTATGAGTTCACGACGCCTGACGATCCGAAAAAGAAGCGGAAGGACAAATGGCTCTTCACGCGAAAGGGCGCGCCATGGTTCTGCATCGCAGGAATCTGGCGAAGCAATCCCGATATCGGCGAGGCCTTCACGATGCTCACGATGGAACCTGGTCCTGACATCGCGCCGTATCACGATCGCCAGATCGCCATCCTCGATCGCGCCGACTGGGCCGATTGGCTGGATCCCAACGTTTCCGCAAAGAGCATCCTCAAGCAGCTTCCCGCGGGCAGCCTTAGTGTCGAGCAGGTGGGCTAG
- a CDS encoding DUF6582 domain-containing protein — translation MAKLSTEDRDDLDKGSFAFPKERKEPLENASHVRNAIARFNQVKDVSDDERDAAWKRIKTAAKKHGVEVNEKSWREIGKD, via the coding sequence ATGGCAAAGCTCAGCACTGAAGACCGTGACGATTTGGACAAAGGGTCGTTTGCCTTCCCCAAGGAGCGCAAGGAGCCGCTTGAGAACGCGAGCCATGTTCGGAACGCGATCGCGCGCTTCAATCAGGTGAAGGACGTAAGCGACGACGAACGGGACGCTGCGTGGAAAAGGATCAAGACCGCGGCGAAGAAGCACGGGGTCGAGGTCAACGAGAAATCCTGGCGTGAGATTGGCAAGGACTAG